The Lichenihabitans psoromatis genomic interval CGTCGACACCGGCGGCTAGATCGAGCTTCATCAAAGCATCAACCGTCTGCGGTGTGGGATCGACGATGTCGAGAACGCGCTTATGGGTACGAATTTCGAACTGCTCGCGCGACTTCTTATCGACGTGAGGCGAGCGGTTCACCGTAAATTTTTCAATCCGCGTCGGAAGCGGAATCGGACCACGAACCTGAGCGCCAGTACGGCGCGCCGTGGAAACGATTTCCTTCGTCGAAGCATCAAGCACCCGATGATCGAATGCTTTGAGGCGAATGCGGATGTTTTGACCGTTCATGGGTTCATCCTTTGATCGAGCGGAGCGGGAGCTTATGTCCCGCTCCCCCAATCGGCCTCTTATTCGATGATCGAAGCGACAACGCCGGCGCCGACGGTGCGGCCACCTTCACGGATAGCGAAGCGGAGCTTCTCCTCCATGGCGATCGGCACGATGAGCGCCACTGACATCGTCACGTTATCGCCGGGCATCACCATCTCGGTGCCTTCCGGCAGCGTCACGATCCCGGTCACATCCGTGGTGCGGAAGTAAAACTGCGGACGGTAGTTCGTGAAGAACGGCGTATGACGGCCACCCTCGTCCTTGGTGAGGATGTAGGCCTCAGCCATGAACTTCGTATGCGGCTTCACCGAGCCGGGCTTGCAGAGAATCTGGCCACGCTCGACATCTTCGCGCTTTGTGCCGCGGAGCAGGCAACCGACGTTATCACCGGCCATGCCCTGGTCGAGCAGCTTGCGGAACATCTCGACGCCTGTAACCGTGGTCTTGACGGTCGCCTTGAGACCGACGATCTCGATTTCCTCGCCGACCTTGACGATGCCGCGCTCAATGCGACCTGTCACGACAGTGCCGCGGCCAGAGATCGAGAACACGTCTTCGACCGGCATCAGGAAGGGAAGATCGATCGGCCGATCCGGCTGCGGGATGTAGGCATCAACCGTTTCCATCAGCTTGAGAACGGCATCATGGCCAATCTCGGGCTGCTTGTTTTCAAGGGCGCAAAGCGCCGAACCCTTGGTGATCGGAATGTCGTCGCCGGGGAAGTCATACTTCGATAGCAGCTCGCGAACTTCGAGCTCGACGAGCTCGAGGAGCTCTTCGTCGTCGACCATGTCGACCTTGTTCAGGAACACCACCAGAGCCGGCACGCCAACCTGACGAGCCAACAAAATGTGCTCGCGGGTCTGAGGCATCGGACCATCGGCGGCCGACACGACCAGGATCGCGCCATCCATCTGCGCGGCGCCAGTGATCATGTTCTTCACATAATCGGCGTGGCCGGGGCAGTCGACGTGAGCGTAATGCCGGTTCTTGGTCTCGTATTCGACATGCGCGGTCGAGATCGTGATGCCACGAGCCTTCTCTTCCGGAGCCTTATCGATCTGATCATAGGCCGTGAACGTTGCACCGCCGGATTCAGCCAACACCTTCGTGATAGCTGCCGTCAGCGATGTCTTGCCATGATCGACGTGACCGATGGTGCCGATGTTGCAATGCGGCTTGTTGCGCGAAAACTTTTCCTTAGCCATGCTAAGCTCCTTCAAACCCCTGTGACAGGCTCAGATATACGGCCCGATCAAGCGTATTTGGCTTGAACCTTGGCGGCTTCACCCGCCGGGACCTGTTCATAGTGATCGAATTGCATCGTGAATGTCGCACGGCCTTGGCTGAACGACCGAAGCTGGTTGACATAACCGAACATGTTGGCAAGCGGCACCATCGCATTGATGACGTTCGCATTACCGCGCATGTCCTGACCCTGAATCTGCCCGCGGCGCGAATTCAAATCGCCGATGACCGAACCTGTGTAATCCTCGGGTGTCACCACCTCGACCTTCATGATCGGCTCCAGCAAAACCGAACCGCCCTTCTGAAGCGCCTCACGGAAAGCTGCACGAGACGCAATTTCGAACGCCAGGACCGAGGAGTCGACGTCATGGAAGGCGCCGTCAATCAAGGTCGCCTTGACATCCACCACCGGGAAGCCGGCGAGGATGCCGGCGCCCATGACGCTGTTGATACCCTTCTCGACGCCAGGCACGAATTCCTTCGGAACTGCACCGCCGACAATCTTTGACTCGAACACATTGCCGCCACCGGCCTCGTTCGGCTCAAAGATAATCTTGACGCGGGCGAACTGGCCCGTGCCGCCGGTCTGCTTCTTATGCGTGTAATCCTGCTCGACCCGCTTGGTGAGCTTTTCACGATAAGCAACTTGCGGCGCGCCGATATTCGCGTCGACCTTATAGGTGCGGCGCAGGATATCGACCTTGATGTCGAGATGAAGCTCGCCCATTCCGCGAAGAATGGTCTGGCCCGACTCCTGATCGGTCGACACGCGGAAGGACGGATCCTCTGCGGCGAGTTTCGCAAGAGCGACGCCCAGCTTCTCCTGGTCGGCCTTGGACTTCGGCTCGATCGCGATCTCGATGACCGGCTCGGGGAATTCCATGCGTTCCAGAATAACGGGCTTCATTAGATCGCAAAGGGTATCCCCCGTGCGAGTATCCTTGAGACCCGCTAGAGCGACGATGTCTCCCGTGTAGGCTTCCTTAATGTCCTCGCGGTTGTTCGCATGCATAAGAAGCATCCGCCCAACGCGCTCTTTCTTCTCCTTCGTCGAGTTCAGCACGGTCGTGCCAGATTCAACGTGGCCCGAGTAAACGCGGCAAAACGTGATCGTCCCGACAAAAGGGTCGTCCATGATCTTGAAGGCCAGCATCGAGAAAGGCTCGCTGTCCTTCGGAAGACGAGTGATCTCTTCTTCCGTGTTGACATCGATCCCCTTGATCGCATCACGATCGATCGGCGACGGGAGAAAGTCGACGACTGCATCGAGAAGCGGCTGAACGCCCTTGTTCTTGAAGGCCGTTCCGCAAAGAACCGGAACGAAGGTGACGGTCCGAACTGCCTTGCGGATCAGAGCCTTCAGCGTCGCCTCGTCCGGCTCGTTGCCGTCGAGGTAAGCCGCCATTGCATCGTCGTCGAGCTCGACCGCTGCCTCGATCAGAGCCAGGCGGTATTCCTTGGCACGATCCAGCAGCTCGGCCGGGATCTCTTCGTCATGATAGTTGGCACCGAGAGCTTCATTCTCCCAAACCACGGCCTTCATACGCACGAGATCAATGATCCCGAGGAAGTCGGCTTCGGAACCGATCGGCAACTGAACGCAAACCGGACGGCCCGCGACACGCACCTTGATGTCATCGACGCACTTGTAGAAATCGGCCCCGATCTTATCCATCTTGTTGACGAACACGATCCGCGGGACGTTGTATTTGTCAGCCTGGCGCCAGACCGTCTCGGTCTGGGGCTCGACGCCCTGGTTGCCGTCGAGCACGCAGACCGCACCATCGAGCACACGAAGCGAACGCTCCACCTCAATGGTGAAATCGACATGGCCGGGCGTATCAATGATGTTGAGGCGCTTATCCTGCCAAAACGTCGTCGTCGCAGCAGACGTGATCGTGATGCCGCGTTCCTGCTCCTGCTCCATCCAGTCCATGGTCGCGGCGCCGTCGTGGACTTCGCCGATCTTATGTGACTTGCCGGAATAGTAGAGAATCCGCTCAGTCGTCGTCGTCTTACCGGCATCAATGTGAGCCATGATGCCGAAATTACGGTAATCTTCGATCGCGTGGCTGCGGGCCATGGAATAATCCTCGAGAAATCTCGAATGAAAGCGGAATTACCAGCGGTAATGCGAGAAGGCCCGATTGGCCTCCGCCATACGGTGCGTGTCTTCCCGCTTCTTGACCGCGTTGCCGCGGTTGTTCGAAGCATCGAGCAATTCGGCCGACAAACGATCGACCATGGTCTTGTCGTTCCGAGCACGGGCTGCGGTGATGATCCAACGGATCGCCAAAGCTTGGCGGCGCTCGGGACGAACTTCGACCGGAACCTGATAGGTGGCACCACCGACGCGACGCGACCGAACCTCGATGGCCGGGGCGACATTTTCGAGAGCCGCACGAAACACCGGGAGCGGCTCCTGGCGCGTCTTGCCCTCGATCAAATCGAATGCACCGTAGACGATCGCTTCTGCGGCAGACTTCTTGCCGTCATACATGATCGAATTCATGAATTTAGTGAGAACAACGTCACCGAACTTTGCGTCCGGAATGATCTCACGCTTCTCTGCGCTGTGCCTTCGCGACATAACGACCGCTCCTTGAAACCAGTTACTTCGGACGCTTCGCGCCGTATTTCGAACGGCGCTGCTTACGATTCTTGACGCCCTGGGTATCCAGCACACCGCGGAGAATATGGTAACGAACGCCCGGGAGATCCTTCACACGGCCGCCGCGGATCATCACCACGGAATGCTCTTGAAGGTTATGACCCTCGCCAGGGATATAACCGATGACCTCGAAACCGTTGGTCAAACGAACCTTGGCCACCTTACGAAGCGCCGAGTTCGGCTTCTTCGGGGTCGTCGTATAAACACGCGTGCAAACTCCGCGCTTCTGCGGGCTTTGCTGCAATGCAGGCACCTTGTTACGCGCCTTTGCAACAACCCGCGGTTTGCGGATCAACTGGCTGATCGTCGGCATTTCCCGCCTTCACGCAAAAATCGTGGCCAAACCAAACAAGCATTTCGATTGGCCAAATCAAAACACGGGCTTCTAAACCCAAAACGAATAGCGCTTTCAGCCATTACGGCTTCAAGCGTCAAATGCAGAGGACCACGGAGCAAAGCTTCGCGGTCTTGCGTTTATCTGGCCGAGGCCAGCTATGACTACATCAAGTCGCCCGGAGAGGCCAACAGCGTTTAGGCAATCTGGGTTCAGGGCGAGTCGCTCCGAACGAATTGGCCTACTGCCTGTCGAAAGTTGTGTTCTTTTACGGAGCGGAGTGGGTGTCGTCAAGGATAAAACGACAGAGATGTGAATGCGTCGTTAGGAAAGGTTCGGAAGGCTTTTCCGCATTTCCCAACTCGTCGACCATCACGACTTGACCATCCGATTAAGAGAAAACGGCCGACTTGAGCCCTTAGTACCGGTTAGCGGCCGCTATTTCGGTAGGTCCTATCAATTTGTCGGATCTTGCGATCCGAACATGTCCAGCAGCAGCATCGTACACACCGCATTTTGTCGGTCCGACTTATTTGACGCGACCGCGATTCGTTCAACCAGTTGATAGGGCGACTGATCCGGGCAGTTCAGAACGAGGATGTGGAACGGGAGTTCGCCATGCGTATCTTCCGTGGATGGCGCGACATTGGACGTAAGTGCTATCTCCAAAACTCTGCGGACGATGCCCTGCGAAACTTCGCTTGACCCAGCTCCCCCGTCGTTCTGATGTGAGAGCGCATCAGCGGCCGTGGTCGCATGAAGTACGCGCCCGCTCGTGCCAATCAGCCAAACCGGCAATCTCTCCATCTCACACGCATCAGCAAACAGGCGCGCTCGCTGGCCGGCCAAGAGCGGGCCAAGAACATGAGCCGGCATATCGCGAAGCAATGCCCCTGCCCCTGCGTGCGGCGTAATTGGTGTTTGAGAGACGGGATCGGGCAACACGGGCATTTCAATCGGTTCGAGACGTTACGCGAATCTTAACAACCTGAGGCGGGACTGGTTCCATAAATCGGATCGTCGAGCTGGCGCGGAAGAGGTACGACCGTGCACGACCGTGATGACACAAGTGCATGAAAAAGGGCGCCGAGGCGCCCTTCATCGTTGTGTCTCGCGACAGCCGATTACTCGGCCGCTGGAGGAAGTTGGAGCGGCACCGCGGCTTGCGACGCACCCGCCTGCTGCTCGAGGATCAGTCGATCCCGGGCCGCAGCGACGCGACGAAGCTTGGACATTGCCGCTCCGGTTCCGGCTGGAATAAGACGTCCAACGATGACGTTCTCCTTCAAGCCCTCCAGTGTATCGATCTTACCGTTGACCGCAGCCTCCGTGAGGACGCGCGTGGTCTCCTGGAAAGACGCCGCAGAGATGAAGGAACGCGTCTGCAAGCTCGCCTTGGTGATTCCGAGCAGCACCGGAGTCCCGACCGCGATCTTGCCGTTGTTCTCGAGCACCTTGTTATTGGCCTCTTCGAGCTCGACCTGATCGACCTGCTCGCCGTTGAGGAAGTCGGTATCGCCTGGATCGGTGATGTCGACCTTCTGCAGCATCTGGCGAACGATGACCTCGATGTGCTTGTCGTTGATGCTCACGCCCTGCAGGCGATACACTTCCTGGATCTCGTTGACCAAATAGGCCGCGAGTTCCTCGACGCCCTTAATCGCAAGAATATCGTGCGGTGCCGGGTTGCCATCGACGATGTAGTCACCCTTCTCCACGACGTCGCCGTCCTGCAGATGAATGTGCTTGCCCTTCGGGATCAGATACTCGACGGGCTCGCCACCTTCATCGTGCGGAACGATCGAGAGACGCTGCTTGTTCTTGTAATCGCGACCGAACTGGATCGTGCCGGACATCTCCGCGATGATGGCGTGATCCTTCGGCCGACGAGCCTCGAACAATTCCGCGACACGCGGCAGACCGCCGGTGATGTCGCGGGTCTTGGCGCCTTCCATCGAGATACGAGCGACGATATCGCCCGCCACGACTTCGCCGCCAACATCGAAGCTCAGGATCGAGTCGACCGGCAAGAAGTACCGCGCCTCGCTACCACGGGGCAGCTTCACGACCTTGCCGTCCTTGCCCTTGATGACGATCGCGGGACGAAGATTGACGGAGCGCTGATTCAAACGCCAGTCCATCACGACGCGCTTGGCGATGCCGGTCGCCTCGTCGATCGACTCGGACATCGAAATGCCCTCGCTGAGATCCTCGAAGCCCACGACGCCGTCGATTTCGGTCATGATCGGACGGGTGTAAGGGTCCCACTCGGCAAGACGCTGACCGCGCTTGACCTTGTCGCCCTCGTCGACCTTGAGGCGCGCGCCGTATTGAACGCGATGCGTCGCCCGATCCGTACCATCCGGTCCTTCGATCACGATCGCGACGTTCCGCGCCATGACCATCAGGTCGCCATCCGCATTGCGGGCAAGCGCCCGGTTGCGGATCTTGACCGTGCCGTCGAAATTCGACTCGACGAAGGACTGATCCGCGATCTGGGCTGCGCCGCCGATGTGGAACGTCCGCATCGTCAGCTGCGTCCCAGGCTCGCCGATCGACTGAGCCGCGATGACGCCGACCGCTTCACCCATATTGACCGGCGTGCCGCGTGCAAGGTCACGCCCGTAGCAGGTCGCGCAAACTCCGTTCTTGGCCTCGCAGGTCAAGACCGATCGGATCTTCACCTCTTGGATACCAGCCGCATTGATGCGGTCGATATGCCATTCCTGGATCATCTCGCCTTCAGAGACGATGACGCTGCCGTCCTGGTTGAGCAGCGGTTCGGCCGACGTCCGGCCGAGGATGCGGATCGCCAGCGACGCCACGATCTGTCCGGCGTCGATGATGGCGCGCATCTTGATGCCACCCTTCGAGCCGCAATCGACCGTCGAGATAATCGCATCCTGCGCCACGTCGACGAGGCGACGCGTCAAGTAACCCGAGTTCGCAGTCTTCAACGCGGTATCGGCCAAACCCTTGCGGGCGCCATGGGTCGAGTTGAAATATTCAAGGACGGTCAGACCTTCCTTGAAGTTCGAGATGATCGGGCTCTCGATGATTTCACCCGATGGCTTGGCCATCAAGCCGCGCATCGCCGCCAACTGCTTCATCTGAGCAGGCGAACCACGCGCTCCCGAATGCGCCATCATGTAGATCGAGTTGATGGGCTTATCCCGGCCGTCATCATCCTTCTGCACGGTGGAAATGCGGAGCATCATTTCTTCCGCGAGCTTGTCGGTGCACTTCGCCCAGGCATCGACGACCTTGTTGTACTTCTCACCCTGGGTGATCAGGCCGTCGTTATACTGCTGCTCGTATTCCGTCGCGAGCGTACGGGTGTCCTCGACGATCTTCGGCTTGGTTTCCGGCACGACCATGTCGTCCTTGCCGAACGAAATGCCGGCGCGGAAAGCCTCGCGGAAGCCCAAAGCCATGATGCGATCGCAGAAGATGACCGTCTCCTTCTGACCGCAGTTGCGGTAGACGGTGTCGATCATGTTGGAGATCTCTTTCTTCGTCATCAGCTTGTTGGCGACGTCGTAAGGAATCTTGGGGTGGCTCGGCAGAATCTGGCCGAGGATCATCCGGCCCGGCGTCGTGTCGAAGATCTTCGATACCCGCTCGCCATTCTCATAGGTCCAGGCACGGCCCCGGATCTTGGTGTGCAGCGTCACGGTCTTTGACTGCAGCGCATGTTCGATCTCGGCCTGGCTCGAGAACACCATACCCTGACCGATATCGCCATCGCGCATCAGCGTCACATAATAGAGACCGAGCACGATGTCCTGGCTCGGCACGATGATCGGCATGCCGTTGGCCGGATGCAGAATGTTGTTGGTCGACATCATCAGCACGCGAGCTTCCAGCTGCGCTTCGAGTGACAGCGGAACGTGAACGGCCATCTGATCGCCGTCGAAATCGGCGTTGAAGGCGGCGCAAACCAGCGGATGCAGCTGGATCGCCTTGCCTTCGATCAAGGTGGGCTCGAACGCCTGGATGCCCAAACGATGCAGCGTCGGCGCACGGTTCAGCATGATCGGGTGTTCGCGGATGACCTCATCCAGGATATCCCAAACCTCGGGCTTCTCCTTTTCGACCAGCTTCTTGGCCTGCTTGACCGTGGTCGAGAGGCCCTTGGCGTCGAGACGCGAATAGATGAACGGCTTGAACAGCTCCAGCGCCATCTTCTTCGGCAGGCCGCACTGGTGCAGCTTCAGTTCCGGACCCACGACGATCACGGACCGACCGGAATAATCGACGCGCTTGCCGAGCAGGTTCTGACGGAACCGGCCCTGCTTACCCTTCAACATATCGGCGAGCGACTTCAGCGGGCGCTTGTTGGCACCGGTGATGACGCGGCCGCGACGACCGTTGTCGAACAGCGCATCGACCGCCTCTTGAAGCATACGCTTCTCGTTGCGGATGATGATGTCCGGCGCGCGCAGCTCGATGAGCCGGCGAAGACGATTGTTGCGGTTGATGACGCGGCGATAGAGGTCGTTCAGATCGGACGTCGCGAAGCGTCCGCCATCCAGCGGCACCAGCGGACGCAAGTCCGGCGGAATGACCGGAATTTCGGTCAGGATCATCCATTCGGGGCTGTTGCCCGAGTGCATGAAGGCTTCGATGATCTTCAGCCGCTTGGCGAGCTTCTTCGGCTTGAGCTCGGTAGTCGCCTCCGAGATCTCGACCTTGAGGTGCTCGGCGATGCGGGGCAGATCCATTCCGCGCAGAATTTCGCGAATGGCCTCGGCGCCGATCATGGCGGTGAAGTTGTCCTGCCCGTATTCGTCCTGCGCGCGGATGAATTCATCCTCGCTCAGAAGCTGACGGTCCTTGAGCGTGGTCAAGCCGGGCTCGATCACGATGTAGGATTCAAAATACAGGATCCGCTCGAGATCCTTCAAGGTCATGTCGAGCAGCAGGCCGATCCGCGACGGCAGGCTCTTCAGGAACCAGATATGCGCGACGGGAGCCGCCAGGGAGATGTGGCCCATGCGCTCGCGCCGGACCCGCGAAAGCGTGACCTCGACGCCGCACTTCTCGCAGATGACGCCCTTATACTTCATCCGCTTGTATTTGCCACACAGGCACTCGTAGTCCTTGATCGGACCAAAGATGCGCGCGCAGAACAAACCGTCCCGCTCCGGCTTGAAGGTGCGGTAATTGATGGTTTCGGGCTTCTTGATCTCGCCGAACGACCACGAGAGGATCTTCTCCGGGCTCGCGATTGCGATCTGAATCTGGTCGAATGCCTGAGGCTGGACGACCGGATTGAAGA includes:
- the rpsJ gene encoding 30S ribosomal protein S10, which codes for MNGQNIRIRLKAFDHRVLDASTKEIVSTARRTGAQVRGPIPLPTRIEKFTVNRSPHVDKKSREQFEIRTHKRVLDIVDPTPQTVDALMKLDLAAGVDVEIKL
- the rpsL gene encoding 30S ribosomal protein S12, translating into MPTISQLIRKPRVVAKARNKVPALQQSPQKRGVCTRVYTTTPKKPNSALRKVAKVRLTNGFEVIGYIPGEGHNLQEHSVVMIRGGRVKDLPGVRYHILRGVLDTQGVKNRKQRRSKYGAKRPK
- the rpsG gene encoding 30S ribosomal protein S7 — its product is MSRRHSAEKREIIPDAKFGDVVLTKFMNSIMYDGKKSAAEAIVYGAFDLIEGKTRQEPLPVFRAALENVAPAIEVRSRRVGGATYQVPVEVRPERRQALAIRWIITAARARNDKTMVDRLSAELLDASNNRGNAVKKREDTHRMAEANRAFSHYRW
- the fusA gene encoding elongation factor G, with the translated sequence MARSHAIEDYRNFGIMAHIDAGKTTTTERILYYSGKSHKIGEVHDGAATMDWMEQEQERGITITSAATTTFWQDKRLNIIDTPGHVDFTIEVERSLRVLDGAVCVLDGNQGVEPQTETVWRQADKYNVPRIVFVNKMDKIGADFYKCVDDIKVRVAGRPVCVQLPIGSEADFLGIIDLVRMKAVVWENEALGANYHDEEIPAELLDRAKEYRLALIEAAVELDDDAMAAYLDGNEPDEATLKALIRKAVRTVTFVPVLCGTAFKNKGVQPLLDAVVDFLPSPIDRDAIKGIDVNTEEEITRLPKDSEPFSMLAFKIMDDPFVGTITFCRVYSGHVESGTTVLNSTKEKKERVGRMLLMHANNREDIKEAYTGDIVALAGLKDTRTGDTLCDLMKPVILERMEFPEPVIEIAIEPKSKADQEKLGVALAKLAAEDPSFRVSTDQESGQTILRGMGELHLDIKVDILRRTYKVDANIGAPQVAYREKLTKRVEQDYTHKKQTGGTGQFARVKIIFEPNEAGGGNVFESKIVGGAVPKEFVPGVEKGINSVMGAGILAGFPVVDVKATLIDGAFHDVDSSVLAFEIASRAAFREALQKGGSVLLEPIMKVEVVTPEDYTGSVIGDLNSRRGQIQGQDMRGNANVINAMVPLANMFGYVNQLRSFSQGRATFTMQFDHYEQVPAGEAAKVQAKYA
- the tuf gene encoding elongation factor Tu, with product MAKEKFSRNKPHCNIGTIGHVDHGKTSLTAAITKVLAESGGATFTAYDQIDKAPEEKARGITISTAHVEYETKNRHYAHVDCPGHADYVKNMITGAAQMDGAILVVSAADGPMPQTREHILLARQVGVPALVVFLNKVDMVDDEELLELVELEVRELLSKYDFPGDDIPITKGSALCALENKQPEIGHDAVLKLMETVDAYIPQPDRPIDLPFLMPVEDVFSISGRGTVVTGRIERGIVKVGEEIEIVGLKATVKTTVTGVEMFRKLLDQGMAGDNVGCLLRGTKREDVERGQILCKPGSVKPHTKFMAEAYILTKDEGGRHTPFFTNYRPQFYFRTTDVTGIVTLPEGTEMVMPGDNVTMSVALIVPIAMEEKLRFAIREGGRTVGAGVVASIIE
- the rpoC gene encoding DNA-directed RNA polymerase subunit beta' gives rise to the protein MKQEVMNLFNPVVQPQAFDQIQIAIASPEKILSWSFGEIKKPETINYRTFKPERDGLFCARIFGPIKDYECLCGKYKRMKYKGVICEKCGVEVTLSRVRRERMGHISLAAPVAHIWFLKSLPSRIGLLLDMTLKDLERILYFESYIVIEPGLTTLKDRQLLSEDEFIRAQDEYGQDNFTAMIGAEAIREILRGMDLPRIAEHLKVEISEATTELKPKKLAKRLKIIEAFMHSGNSPEWMILTEIPVIPPDLRPLVPLDGGRFATSDLNDLYRRVINRNNRLRRLIELRAPDIIIRNEKRMLQEAVDALFDNGRRGRVITGANKRPLKSLADMLKGKQGRFRQNLLGKRVDYSGRSVIVVGPELKLHQCGLPKKMALELFKPFIYSRLDAKGLSTTVKQAKKLVEKEKPEVWDILDEVIREHPIMLNRAPTLHRLGIQAFEPTLIEGKAIQLHPLVCAAFNADFDGDQMAVHVPLSLEAQLEARVLMMSTNNILHPANGMPIIVPSQDIVLGLYYVTLMRDGDIGQGMVFSSQAEIEHALQSKTVTLHTKIRGRAWTYENGERVSKIFDTTPGRMILGQILPSHPKIPYDVANKLMTKKEISNMIDTVYRNCGQKETVIFCDRIMALGFREAFRAGISFGKDDMVVPETKPKIVEDTRTLATEYEQQYNDGLITQGEKYNKVVDAWAKCTDKLAEEMMLRISTVQKDDDGRDKPINSIYMMAHSGARGSPAQMKQLAAMRGLMAKPSGEIIESPIISNFKEGLTVLEYFNSTHGARKGLADTALKTANSGYLTRRLVDVAQDAIISTVDCGSKGGIKMRAIIDAGQIVASLAIRILGRTSAEPLLNQDGSVIVSEGEMIQEWHIDRINAAGIQEVKIRSVLTCEAKNGVCATCYGRDLARGTPVNMGEAVGVIAAQSIGEPGTQLTMRTFHIGGAAQIADQSFVESNFDGTVKIRNRALARNADGDLMVMARNVAIVIEGPDGTDRATHRVQYGARLKVDEGDKVKRGQRLAEWDPYTRPIMTEIDGVVGFEDLSEGISMSESIDEATGIAKRVVMDWRLNQRSVNLRPAIVIKGKDGKVVKLPRGSEARYFLPVDSILSFDVGGEVVAGDIVARISMEGAKTRDITGGLPRVAELFEARRPKDHAIIAEMSGTIQFGRDYKNKQRLSIVPHDEGGEPVEYLIPKGKHIHLQDGDVVEKGDYIVDGNPAPHDILAIKGVEELAAYLVNEIQEVYRLQGVSINDKHIEVIVRQMLQKVDITDPGDTDFLNGEQVDQVELEEANNKVLENNGKIAVGTPVLLGITKASLQTRSFISAASFQETTRVLTEAAVNGKIDTLEGLKENVIVGRLIPAGTGAAMSKLRRVAAARDRLILEQQAGASQAAVPLQLPPAAE